Proteins encoded by one window of Synechococcus sp. WH 7805:
- a CDS encoding B12-binding domain-containing radical SAM protein, with product MRTLFIYPLFPKTFWSYEKILELVNRKVLLPPLGLVTVAALLPQEWEMKLVDRNVREVTEAEWNWAELVVISGMIVQKDDMQVQIEEAKRRCLPVAVGGPYASSTPDAPEIADADFKVLDEGEITLPMFVEAIQRGDSGGRFSSEGEKPDVTSTPIPRFDLLELDAYDSMSVQFSRGCPFNCEFCDIIVLYGRKPRTKTPDQLVAELQSLYDLGWRRSIFLVDDNFIGNKRNAKLLLPEIKRWQEERGYPFSFATEASVDLADDDEMMRMMHEARFESVFLGIETPDEASLETSRKIQNTRNPLDAAVDRITANGIRVMAGFIIGFDGEKDGAGRRIVDFVTRTGIPAAMMGMLQALPNTALWYRLEKEGRLIQDKDAAKGVNQTNLLNFKPTRPIRDIANEYVEAFCALYEPNAYMDRVYSYYLKMGAPRWKGSTQLPSLTDLRALSIVIWRQGLKRNTRGRFWRYMLGMAMQNPALLEQFLVVLAHNEHFLEYRSIVQSEIREQLESLPPEEPSASKELQPV from the coding sequence ATGCGCACCCTGTTCATCTATCCCCTGTTCCCGAAGACGTTCTGGAGCTACGAAAAAATCCTTGAACTCGTGAACCGCAAGGTTCTGCTCCCACCCCTCGGACTTGTCACTGTGGCAGCTCTGCTCCCCCAGGAGTGGGAGATGAAGCTGGTTGACCGCAATGTTCGCGAGGTCACAGAAGCCGAGTGGAACTGGGCTGAATTGGTCGTGATCTCAGGAATGATCGTCCAGAAGGACGACATGCAGGTTCAGATCGAAGAAGCGAAGCGTCGCTGTCTTCCTGTAGCCGTTGGGGGGCCCTACGCCAGCTCAACACCTGACGCCCCCGAAATCGCGGATGCTGATTTCAAGGTGCTGGATGAAGGAGAAATTACCCTCCCGATGTTTGTCGAAGCCATCCAAAGGGGAGACAGCGGCGGGCGGTTCAGCTCAGAAGGTGAAAAACCGGATGTGACGTCGACCCCCATCCCCCGCTTCGATCTGCTCGAACTCGACGCTTATGACTCCATGAGCGTTCAGTTTTCCCGGGGCTGCCCCTTCAACTGCGAGTTCTGCGACATCATCGTTCTTTACGGCCGCAAACCCCGCACCAAAACGCCTGACCAGCTGGTGGCCGAGCTTCAAAGCCTGTACGACCTCGGCTGGAGACGATCGATCTTCCTTGTGGACGACAACTTCATCGGCAATAAGCGCAATGCCAAGTTGCTGCTTCCCGAAATCAAACGCTGGCAAGAAGAGCGTGGTTATCCCTTCAGCTTCGCCACTGAGGCTTCAGTGGATCTTGCCGATGACGACGAGATGATGCGAATGATGCATGAAGCCCGCTTCGAAAGTGTGTTCCTCGGCATTGAAACGCCCGATGAGGCCAGCCTCGAAACCTCCCGCAAGATCCAAAACACACGCAATCCTCTTGACGCGGCCGTGGATCGCATCACCGCCAATGGCATCCGCGTGATGGCTGGGTTCATCATCGGTTTCGATGGTGAAAAAGATGGTGCAGGTCGTCGCATCGTGGACTTCGTGACGCGAACGGGCATTCCCGCGGCGATGATGGGGATGTTGCAGGCCCTCCCCAATACCGCTCTTTGGTATCGCCTCGAGAAGGAAGGCCGCCTGATCCAAGACAAAGACGCCGCAAAGGGCGTGAATCAGACCAACCTCCTGAATTTCAAACCCACAAGACCGATTCGGGACATCGCCAACGAGTACGTGGAGGCGTTCTGCGCTCTGTACGAACCCAATGCCTACATGGATCGGGTGTATTCCTACTACTTGAAGATGGGCGCTCCTCGCTGGAAGGGATCCACCCAGCTGCCGAGCTTGACTGATCTCCGAGCTCTTTCAATCGTGATTTGGCGCCAAGGTCTGAAGCGAAACACCCGTGGACGCTTCTGGCGTTACATGCTTGGTATGGCGATGCAGAATCCGGCTCTTTTGGAGCAATTCCTCGTGGTTCTGGCTCACAACGAGCACTTTCTCGAGTACCGCTCGATCGTTCAAAGCGAGATCAGGGAACAGCTTGAATCACTGCCACCTGAAGAACCCAGCGCGTCCAAGGAACTTCAACCCGTCTGA
- a CDS encoding MFS transporter, whose product MSWSGLHERQRIIFLIASGVSTAGSFAGLTAKGWILMDETAAPMVLALHFAALSLPTLLVSGPAGVRTDRIGCEKVLIQAQWALLGSGLVGAVAIPWLDGLPQVLMLLASTLLVGIAGAYELTARNKYCALLVDDNAQLAPYLTSFSVVFNVGKLVGPPIGGWLVTLTGPATALTLDAATYLLPIASVIWLLHPRLEREQRSTSTEESSLAVAWRDCGSTLRRVVLFTGMMCIVGFFHPGLAPLIAAQELGTDPMDLGLFTSVLALGSIAGGIVLQRNSHSFCRRPSLTLAGFGLVTAVAQLGMARGGSISFILLMTFLIGAGTAGLLSSSNLITQVGSNQILRGRMAGLSQIAFLGGGGISGLIAAQLSISVGLPATFAITGGIGVVLALVEIRRRGGTVLTEIKSV is encoded by the coding sequence GTGAGCTGGAGTGGTCTGCATGAACGCCAACGCATCATTTTCCTGATCGCCTCTGGCGTCAGTACCGCCGGATCCTTCGCCGGATTGACAGCGAAGGGATGGATTCTCATGGATGAAACCGCCGCCCCGATGGTGCTGGCGCTTCATTTTGCAGCGCTGTCGCTGCCAACCCTGCTGGTAAGCGGACCGGCAGGGGTCCGCACCGATCGCATCGGCTGTGAAAAGGTTTTGATCCAGGCGCAATGGGCCCTGCTGGGATCAGGCCTCGTGGGAGCTGTCGCCATTCCTTGGCTAGATGGGTTGCCTCAGGTGTTGATGTTGCTGGCCAGCACCCTTCTGGTGGGGATCGCTGGGGCCTATGAACTCACAGCTCGCAACAAGTACTGCGCTCTTCTGGTTGACGACAACGCCCAGCTCGCTCCTTATCTGACGAGTTTCTCCGTGGTCTTCAACGTTGGCAAATTAGTGGGGCCGCCCATTGGTGGCTGGCTCGTCACACTCACGGGTCCCGCTACAGCGCTGACCCTCGATGCAGCCACTTACCTCCTGCCGATCGCCAGCGTCATCTGGCTACTTCATCCCCGGCTTGAGCGAGAGCAGCGCAGTACATCAACCGAGGAATCGTCGCTTGCAGTGGCTTGGAGAGACTGCGGCTCCACCCTGCGTCGTGTGGTTCTGTTCACAGGAATGATGTGCATCGTTGGCTTTTTCCACCCTGGGCTGGCCCCATTGATTGCCGCTCAGGAGTTGGGAACAGACCCAATGGATCTGGGCCTTTTCACCAGTGTTCTGGCCTTAGGAAGCATTGCTGGAGGAATCGTTCTTCAACGCAACAGTCACAGTTTCTGCAGGCGTCCATCTCTAACGCTCGCCGGGTTTGGCCTGGTCACAGCTGTGGCTCAGCTTGGTATGGCGCGAGGAGGAAGTATCTCGTTCATCCTGCTGATGACTTTTTTAATCGGCGCTGGAACAGCAGGCCTTTTGAGTAGCAGCAACCTCATCACCCAGGTGGGATCCAATCAGATTTTGCGAGGCCGTATGGCCGGACTCAGTCAGATTGCCTTTCTTGGCGGCGGTGGAATCAGCGGCCTGATCGCAGCTCAGTTGAGCATCAGCGTTGGCCTGCCCGCCACATTTGCCATCACCGGTGGGATCGGAGTTGTGTTGGCTTTGGTCGAAATTCGCCGCCGTGGGGGCACTGTTCTGACCGAGATCAAATCAGTTTGA
- the rimO gene encoding 30S ribosomal protein S12 methylthiotransferase RimO codes for MPMSPDRRPGRDGASTKPTVAFAHLGCEKNRVDTEHMLGLLSEAGYGVSSDESDASVVVVNTCSFIQDAREESVRTLVGLAEQGKELIIAGCLAQHFQEELLESLPEAKAIVGTGDYQHIVEVLERVEAGERVNRVSKTPTFVADERLPRHRTTGEAVAYLKVAEGCDYRCAFCIIPHLRGNQRSRPIESIVAEAHQLAAEGVKELILISQITTNYGLDLYGRPRLADLLQALGEVEIPWIRVHYAYPTGLTNEVISAYRDVPNVLPYLDLPLQHSHPEVLRAMNRPWQADVNERLLDQIRSQLPDAVLRTTLIVGFPGETQQQFEHLASFLERQRFDHVGVFTFSPEQGTAAAELPDPVDADIAMARKDRLMTLQQPISAAANARWVGRTVDALIEQHNPANGAMIGRCGRFAPEVDGEVHIEPRADGLQAAPGTMIPVQITGSDIYDLRAEIVGAASMVASARADL; via the coding sequence ATGCCCATGTCCCCGGACCGACGTCCTGGCCGAGACGGGGCCAGCACCAAGCCAACGGTGGCGTTTGCCCATCTGGGCTGCGAGAAGAACCGAGTCGATACCGAACACATGCTCGGTCTTCTCAGTGAAGCGGGCTATGGGGTGAGCAGCGATGAATCCGACGCGAGCGTGGTGGTTGTGAACACCTGCAGCTTCATTCAGGACGCAAGGGAAGAATCCGTGCGGACGCTGGTCGGGTTGGCTGAGCAGGGAAAGGAGCTGATCATCGCCGGATGCCTGGCCCAGCACTTCCAGGAAGAGCTTCTGGAATCCCTCCCCGAAGCGAAGGCGATTGTGGGAACTGGCGACTACCAGCACATCGTGGAAGTGCTGGAGAGGGTGGAGGCCGGAGAACGGGTGAACCGGGTCAGCAAAACACCCACTTTCGTGGCCGACGAGCGACTTCCGCGCCATCGCACCACCGGAGAGGCCGTGGCCTACCTGAAAGTTGCCGAAGGCTGTGACTACCGCTGCGCCTTCTGCATCATTCCCCACCTCCGAGGCAATCAGCGCTCGAGACCAATTGAATCAATCGTGGCAGAAGCGCATCAGCTGGCCGCGGAAGGCGTGAAAGAACTGATCCTGATCAGCCAGATCACAACCAATTACGGCCTAGACCTGTATGGGCGCCCACGCTTGGCAGATCTGCTTCAGGCCCTCGGGGAGGTGGAGATTCCCTGGATCCGTGTTCACTACGCCTACCCCACAGGCCTAACCAACGAGGTCATCAGTGCATACAGGGATGTGCCCAATGTGCTGCCCTATCTCGACTTGCCACTGCAACACAGCCATCCAGAGGTGCTGCGCGCCATGAATCGCCCCTGGCAAGCCGATGTGAATGAGCGGCTGCTCGATCAGATCAGAAGCCAATTACCCGACGCGGTGCTGCGCACCACCTTGATCGTCGGCTTTCCAGGGGAAACTCAGCAGCAGTTCGAGCATTTGGCGAGTTTTCTGGAGCGGCAACGGTTCGATCACGTCGGGGTGTTCACCTTTTCGCCGGAACAGGGAACGGCCGCGGCCGAATTACCCGACCCCGTCGATGCCGACATCGCCATGGCTAGGAAAGATCGTCTGATGACGCTTCAGCAACCCATCTCTGCAGCGGCCAACGCGCGCTGGGTCGGCCGCACGGTGGATGCCCTGATCGAACAGCACAACCCTGCGAACGGCGCGATGATCGGTCGCTGTGGCCGATTCGCACCAGAGGTGGATGGGGAGGTTCACATCGAGCCCAGGGCCGACGGATTACAGGCTGCACCAGGGACCATGATCCCTGTCCAGATCACAGGATCGGATATCTACGACCTCCGCGCAGAGATCGTGGGTGCGGCATCGATGGTGGCCTCGGCACGGGCCGACCTGTGA
- a CDS encoding vitamin K epoxide reductase family protein: MAASRLTSRRRQDQGSKWVRIAMAVLATVGVIDTGSITLKRWGLLGNLNCPMSADGCDKVLNSPWGTLFQGDGFSVPLSFVGFLAYLAVLIMALVPLLPGLSENRGDLARRTWWGLFAVSLGMAVFSLVLVGLMVFKIQAFCFFCALSATLAILLLILAVAGGGWDDPSKLFFRGFLLALAVLLGSLIWASVLDPERPDVAVTGPGAPPLVTTESTPAKVALAEHLTANGAVMYSAYWCPHCHDQKQAFGKEAAKKLTVIECAADGQNSQRSLCESKKIEGFPTWEINGKLDSGVKPLDVLARLSGFKGGSDF; encoded by the coding sequence ATGGCCGCCAGCAGACTGACTAGCCGCCGTCGCCAAGACCAGGGCTCCAAATGGGTGCGGATCGCCATGGCCGTGCTGGCCACCGTGGGCGTGATCGACACCGGTTCGATCACTCTTAAGCGTTGGGGTCTGCTGGGGAATCTCAACTGCCCGATGTCCGCGGACGGTTGCGACAAAGTCCTCAACAGTCCTTGGGGAACGCTCTTTCAGGGAGACGGTTTCAGCGTCCCGCTCTCGTTTGTGGGGTTTCTGGCCTACTTGGCTGTGTTGATCATGGCCCTGGTCCCTCTCTTGCCAGGACTGTCTGAAAATCGCGGCGATCTGGCACGGCGCACTTGGTGGGGACTATTCGCTGTATCCCTCGGAATGGCGGTCTTCAGTCTTGTGCTGGTAGGCCTGATGGTGTTCAAGATCCAGGCGTTCTGTTTCTTCTGCGCTCTGTCCGCCACCCTGGCCATTCTTCTATTGATTCTCGCTGTTGCTGGCGGGGGCTGGGACGACCCGTCCAAGCTGTTCTTCCGTGGCTTCCTCCTGGCGCTTGCCGTGTTGCTGGGAAGTTTGATTTGGGCCTCCGTTCTCGATCCGGAGCGTCCGGATGTCGCAGTCACGGGCCCTGGAGCGCCTCCTTTGGTGACGACTGAAAGCACACCGGCCAAGGTGGCTCTGGCGGAACATCTCACCGCCAATGGTGCCGTGATGTACAGCGCCTACTGGTGCCCCCACTGCCACGATCAGAAACAGGCGTTCGGCAAGGAAGCAGCGAAAAAACTCACGGTGATTGAGTGCGCTGCGGATGGCCAGAACAGCCAGCGTTCTCTGTGTGAGAGCAAGAAAATCGAAGGTTTCCCCACCTGGGAAATCAACGGAAAACTTGATTCAGGCGTCAAGCCCTTGGATGTGCTGGCCCGTCTTTCCGGTTTCAAGGGGGGGAGTGATTTTTAA
- the nadB gene encoding L-aspartate oxidase, producing the protein MSKARLTPQDPIHNGPWDVVVVGAGAAGLMTCLELPAELNVLLLNRNAGRRSSSRWAQGGIASVTGPDDSAFCHGEDTLKAGAGLCDGHAVRLLVDQAPRCVDRLLSLGMAFDRNPDGSLATTLEAAHSQHRVLHVQDRTGRALVDVLRERVEARPGLVHRRGVRVTQLWVEDQRCCGVQVLDGPWLHWVAARAVVLATGGGGHLYTNTTNPPQACGEGVVLSWQAGAAVDDLEFVQFHPTALKRDDAPCFLISEAVRGEGAVLVDPFGRSPVEALPQRDLAPRDQVSRALLRCMRDQGLSSLGLDLSPIPTDKAERRFPTILERCREYGLDPLQNPIPVAPAAHYWMGGVATDLQAATTIPGLFAVGEVASTGVHGANRLASNSLMECLVFAGRLRNITLNDRSAPTISSKGLEPFGMEIPMPWPGPAAESLSRSINSLRSACWDVAGVDRHVIGMRQTLRELLKANAALQSSPLLEAMRRQDKDRCFLLEESCRSNINLLLDLHHRQQASRLLLEACLFRTESRGGHFRGDAPTPLPQWRCHSRQVKGKTIHTRPVID; encoded by the coding sequence ATGAGCAAAGCGCGTCTAACACCCCAGGATCCGATCCACAACGGCCCCTGGGATGTCGTGGTTGTTGGAGCAGGCGCAGCTGGCCTGATGACCTGCCTGGAGCTCCCTGCTGAGCTGAACGTTCTCCTTCTCAACCGGAATGCCGGTCGACGATCTTCAAGTCGCTGGGCGCAGGGGGGAATCGCCTCCGTCACCGGTCCTGATGACTCCGCCTTCTGCCATGGGGAAGACACCCTGAAGGCAGGTGCAGGACTCTGCGATGGCCATGCCGTTCGACTCCTCGTGGACCAGGCACCCCGCTGCGTTGACCGGTTGCTCTCCCTCGGCATGGCGTTTGACCGCAATCCCGATGGGTCTCTGGCGACCACACTGGAAGCAGCCCACAGCCAGCATCGGGTCCTGCACGTGCAGGACCGCACCGGAAGGGCTTTGGTGGATGTCCTACGAGAGCGCGTCGAGGCGAGACCAGGCTTGGTCCATCGACGCGGCGTCCGGGTCACCCAACTCTGGGTTGAAGATCAACGCTGCTGCGGGGTTCAGGTTCTTGATGGCCCTTGGCTGCATTGGGTTGCAGCCCGAGCGGTTGTCCTGGCGACAGGAGGCGGAGGCCATCTCTACACCAACACCACGAATCCACCCCAAGCCTGTGGTGAAGGCGTTGTTCTCTCATGGCAAGCCGGTGCGGCAGTCGACGATCTCGAATTTGTTCAGTTCCATCCCACGGCGTTGAAACGCGATGATGCGCCCTGTTTTCTGATCTCCGAAGCCGTCCGTGGCGAAGGCGCCGTCTTGGTGGATCCCTTCGGACGAAGTCCTGTGGAAGCGCTTCCCCAGCGCGATCTTGCTCCACGCGATCAGGTGAGCCGAGCCCTGCTGCGATGCATGCGCGACCAAGGATTGAGCAGTCTTGGGTTGGATCTCTCACCGATTCCAACAGACAAGGCCGAACGGCGTTTTCCGACGATTCTCGAGCGCTGCCGGGAATACGGACTCGACCCTTTGCAGAATCCGATCCCAGTGGCACCAGCCGCGCACTACTGGATGGGAGGGGTCGCCACGGATCTGCAGGCGGCCACAACGATTCCCGGCCTTTTTGCCGTTGGGGAGGTGGCCAGCACAGGGGTGCATGGTGCCAACAGGTTGGCCAGCAACTCATTGATGGAATGCCTTGTGTTCGCCGGGAGGCTCAGGAACATCACCCTGAATGACCGCAGCGCACCAACAATTTCAAGCAAAGGTCTGGAGCCTTTCGGGATGGAGATCCCAATGCCATGGCCAGGGCCTGCTGCTGAATCCCTGAGCCGATCGATCAACTCACTCCGATCAGCTTGCTGGGATGTAGCTGGAGTCGATCGACACGTGATCGGGATGCGACAGACCTTGCGGGAGCTTCTCAAGGCCAACGCGGCGCTGCAATCAAGCCCGCTTCTTGAGGCGATGCGTCGTCAGGACAAAGATCGATGCTTCCTGCTGGAAGAGAGCTGTCGCAGCAACATCAATCTTCTCCTGGACCTTCATCACCGCCAGCAGGCAAGCCGACTGCTGCTGGAGGCTTGCCTGTTTCGCACCGAAAGCAGGGGAGGCCACTTCCGCGGTGATGCCCCGACACCACTTCCGCAGTGGCGATGCCACAGCCGCCAGGTCAAAGGCAAGACCATCCACACCCGACCGGTCATCGATTGA
- the psbU gene encoding photosystem II complex extrinsic protein PsbU, with amino-acid sequence MKRLLSWLTGLVVMAGLLMSLSMPSSVQAADIRNVADDKIAERGDKVDLNNSSVRRFQQFPGMYPTLAGKIVLGGPYDSVDDVLSLDLTDRQKELFEKYRDNFTVTAPSIALNEGFDRINDGQYR; translated from the coding sequence ATGAAGCGTCTGCTGTCCTGGCTGACAGGTCTCGTCGTCATGGCTGGCTTGCTGATGAGCCTGAGCATGCCCTCCAGCGTCCAGGCCGCTGACATCCGCAATGTGGCTGACGACAAGATTGCCGAGCGCGGCGACAAGGTTGATCTGAACAATTCATCCGTCCGGCGCTTCCAGCAATTTCCTGGGATGTACCCAACCCTGGCCGGAAAAATCGTGCTGGGCGGTCCTTACGACAGTGTGGATGACGTGTTGTCTCTTGATCTCACCGACCGCCAGAAGGAACTCTTCGAGAAGTACCGCGACAATTTCACTGTGACAGCACCGTCGATTGCGCTCAACGAGGGCTTCGACAGGATTAACGACGGGCAGTACCGCTGA
- a CDS encoding DUF3120 domain-containing protein, which translates to MQNPALGTQRLPASVVLTSLPFWASVLVVMPVFVQAPWVRHQPFSSCLFGIVLAVAGILINLKADHNRQRDLGALLLGFSGSWMAGSLFWGWLPAHPVLHLPVEAFALPLAVGGLNTRWRCACAFYLASLIGTAFTDLSMAISGVMSLWPEVVTATADQAPALLRSAASQVLTPKSLLVVILAAALITKLVSECRSRVDRIGDHASAWAVATSVLFTTLVIDGVFFGISLLAPGLSGLI; encoded by the coding sequence ATGCAAAATCCGGCACTGGGCACGCAGAGGCTTCCTGCCTCAGTCGTTCTGACATCGCTTCCCTTTTGGGCCTCTGTTCTCGTGGTGATGCCTGTGTTTGTGCAGGCACCATGGGTCCGTCACCAACCGTTCAGCTCTTGTTTGTTCGGGATTGTCCTTGCCGTGGCGGGAATCCTGATCAACCTCAAGGCTGATCACAACCGACAGCGCGATCTTGGAGCCCTCCTTTTGGGATTCAGTGGCAGCTGGATGGCAGGAAGTTTGTTTTGGGGGTGGTTGCCTGCTCACCCTGTTCTGCATTTACCGGTTGAGGCATTCGCCCTGCCACTGGCTGTGGGAGGACTGAACACTCGGTGGCGCTGCGCCTGCGCGTTTTATCTGGCGTCCCTGATCGGAACCGCCTTCACCGATCTCTCGATGGCCATCTCCGGGGTGATGAGTCTGTGGCCAGAGGTGGTCACAGCCACAGCCGACCAGGCACCAGCTCTGCTTCGCAGCGCAGCCTCTCAGGTCTTAACACCAAAGTCTCTCCTGGTCGTGATTCTTGCAGCGGCATTGATCACGAAGTTGGTGTCCGAATGCCGTTCCAGAGTTGATCGGATTGGAGACCACGCTTCGGCATGGGCAGTTGCAACATCAGTGTTGTTCACCACTTTGGTCATTGATGGAGTTTTCTTTGGGATTTCCTTGCTGGCACCAGGCCTGAGCGGTCTCATCTGA
- a CDS encoding undecaprenyl-diphosphate phosphatase: MESAVSEPGLLEAIWRDFVLGVVQGLTEFLPISSTAHLKIVPVLAGWGDPGVSVTAVIQLGSIVAVIAYFRADLAGVLRGMSGALLRGQWREPEARLGIAMAIGTIPILFAGLAIKLYWPGYETSPLRSVPAIAGVSILMALLLALAERLGPRSKQLDQVQGRDGLVVGLAQVLALIPGVSRSGSTLTASLFDSWKRPDAARFSFLLGIPAISIAGLVELKDAFSEPSAGGVLPLMVGIISAAVVSWLAIDWLLKFLQRHSTWVFVIYRLLFGVLLLVWWAGPGSN, encoded by the coding sequence TTGGAATCTGCGGTGTCGGAGCCCGGTCTTCTTGAAGCCATTTGGAGAGATTTCGTTCTCGGCGTTGTGCAGGGGCTTACTGAGTTTTTGCCCATCAGCAGCACAGCTCATCTCAAGATCGTGCCGGTGCTTGCCGGATGGGGTGATCCAGGAGTCTCTGTAACCGCAGTGATTCAACTGGGCAGCATCGTGGCGGTGATCGCTTACTTCAGAGCGGATCTGGCCGGTGTTTTGAGAGGGATGAGTGGTGCTCTGCTCAGGGGGCAGTGGCGGGAGCCGGAGGCACGGCTGGGAATCGCCATGGCGATTGGAACCATTCCGATTCTCTTCGCTGGGCTCGCGATCAAACTTTATTGGCCCGGTTATGAAACCTCGCCACTGCGCAGCGTGCCTGCAATTGCTGGTGTGTCCATCCTGATGGCTCTGCTTCTTGCTTTGGCAGAACGTTTGGGACCGCGCTCCAAGCAGCTCGATCAGGTGCAGGGACGGGATGGACTCGTTGTGGGCTTGGCTCAGGTCCTGGCACTGATTCCCGGTGTTTCCCGTTCCGGTAGCACCCTCACTGCTTCGCTGTTTGACAGTTGGAAACGGCCCGATGCAGCTCGGTTTTCTTTTCTGCTGGGCATTCCTGCCATCTCGATTGCTGGACTGGTCGAACTTAAAGATGCTTTCAGTGAACCCAGTGCTGGTGGGGTACTGCCCCTGATGGTGGGCATCATCTCTGCCGCGGTGGTGTCCTGGCTAGCGATTGACTGGTTACTCAAATTCCTGCAGCGACACAGCACCTGGGTGTTTGTGATCTACCGGCTGCTGTTCGGAGTTCTGCTACTGGTCTGGTGGGCCGGTCCTGGCTCAAACTGA
- a CDS encoding TIGR03279 family radical SAM protein has protein sequence MWNEPSAGVAVAALDPSSVGRQPQPAIVASVEPGSIGEDLGFEPGDQLLSINGVRPRDLIDYRYLTVEEDLILEVRDSEGELHRVELEKDADDGLGLAFTEALFDGLRQCTNRCPFCFIDQQPPGHRDSLYLKDDDYRLSFLYGSYLTLTNLGEGDWNRIEEQRLTPLFVSVHATDPGLRSRLLDNPRAGDLLHQLQWFAQRGLQIHAQVVVCPGINDGDALMQTLTDLVRFGAGEWPAVLSVAVVPVGLTRFRPAQDGLRAVTPSDALRVIQAVEPLQDKFQRQIGSRFAWLSDEWYLMAGQPLPPRSNYEDLPQEENGVGTIRAFLESLDQATQTLPERIDSPLRSSWVVGRLVDQALAPVQARLNQVDGVTLSLHGLPSPYWGQDQVVTGLLTGEDLLHGLRDQVLGDQLLLPSVMLRQGEPVFLDDMTLDQLQQQLPVPIRIVHGAADIVSAVLGQQVKTS, from the coding sequence GTGTGGAATGAACCCTCCGCAGGTGTTGCGGTTGCCGCTCTCGATCCGTCGAGCGTTGGACGTCAGCCCCAGCCCGCGATCGTTGCATCGGTGGAGCCTGGCTCGATCGGTGAAGATCTCGGCTTCGAACCCGGCGATCAGTTGCTGAGCATCAATGGTGTTCGACCGCGTGACCTCATTGATTACCGCTATCTGACCGTTGAGGAAGATCTCATCCTCGAGGTACGAGACAGCGAGGGGGAGCTCCATCGTGTGGAACTCGAAAAGGATGCGGATGATGGTCTCGGGCTTGCTTTTACAGAGGCGCTATTCGATGGCTTACGCCAATGCACCAATCGCTGCCCGTTCTGTTTCATCGATCAGCAGCCGCCAGGACATCGCGACAGCCTCTATCTGAAAGACGATGACTACAGGCTCAGTTTTCTTTATGGCTCTTACTTAACGCTGACCAATCTCGGTGAGGGCGACTGGAACCGGATTGAAGAGCAACGCCTCACCCCCCTCTTTGTGTCGGTGCATGCCACAGACCCAGGCCTCCGTTCTCGGTTGCTTGACAACCCACGGGCGGGTGATCTGCTCCATCAGCTCCAGTGGTTCGCGCAGCGCGGATTGCAGATTCATGCCCAGGTTGTGGTCTGCCCGGGGATCAACGATGGCGATGCTCTGATGCAGACACTCACTGACCTTGTGCGGTTTGGTGCTGGTGAATGGCCGGCTGTTTTATCAGTCGCAGTGGTTCCTGTTGGGTTGACGCGATTCAGGCCTGCGCAGGATGGACTTCGCGCTGTCACCCCGTCGGACGCTCTCAGGGTGATTCAGGCTGTGGAGCCGCTTCAGGACAAATTTCAGAGACAAATCGGCAGTCGGTTCGCCTGGCTGTCTGATGAGTGGTATTTGATGGCTGGTCAGCCTCTGCCGCCTAGAAGCAACTACGAAGATCTCCCCCAAGAGGAAAACGGTGTTGGCACCATCCGAGCGTTTCTTGAATCACTAGATCAGGCAACTCAGACGCTCCCTGAAAGGATCGATTCTCCGCTTCGCAGCAGTTGGGTGGTGGGCCGTTTGGTGGATCAGGCTCTGGCGCCAGTGCAAGCACGCCTCAATCAGGTTGATGGGGTGACGTTGTCGCTCCATGGGCTGCCGAGTCCCTACTGGGGCCAGGATCAGGTGGTGACCGGCTTGCTCACAGGCGAAGACCTTCTGCATGGACTCAGGGATCAAGTTTTGGGGGATCAGCTGCTCCTGCCTTCGGTGATGCTTCGCCAAGGAGAGCCTGTGTTTCTTGACGACATGACGCTTGATCAGCTGCAGCAGCAACTGCCAGTGCCGATCCGGATTGTGCATGGAGCAGCTGACATCGTGTCTGCTGTCCTGGGACAGCAAGTCAAAACCTCCTAA